From a single Bemisia tabaci chromosome 10, PGI_BMITA_v3 genomic region:
- the LOC140225690 gene encoding E3 SUMO-protein ligase ZBED1-like yields MTNTFVPSIKDDMNKTIKSLLKQATYCSMTGDIWTADNGDSFFGLTCHFLDNSWDVHSVCLGCVLFNESHTGENIEEFIRATLDEWNMPLGKIVAATTDNGSNILLAVEMLELLSLGCFAHTLQIGVDKVLRFGEGGEVVKKCKKLQNLFAYNTSAAKRDLNDLSLTRTGKKALALPAPCSTRWWSYLRLLVAVVKQHGIISELLTSEKYATKYEIYLLTVEELSYAKILIQVLTQLKELSDGVSGEDYVTASCVLPLITVLQKSSSSNSATTISADSITSSASTSSSSMQGCGQPASSETAHVAANADRTRAGKKYRHAVQARKLLLKCAFCDLRYFFELSEDDQTDAETAILGEMIRMCQVSNRDGPPPAKRKCRGIAAFFSAHGNNSVTAASESPEDQAMTEIRRYKQMVRVDVGENIAKWWQVHEKEFPRLAILAKKYLSVTATSIPAERVFSTGGRVVTDSRHSLTGLHVNDLVQMSCNKRYIL; encoded by the exons ATGACAAACACTTTTGTCCCTTCCATCAAAGATGACATGAATAAGACTATTAAGAGTCTTTTGAAACAGGCAACTTACTGTTCCATGACAGGGGACATATGGACAGCGGACAACGGCGACTCGTTTTTTGGCCTCACCTGCCACTTCCTCGATAATTCGTGGGACGTCCATTCCGTATGTCTGGGGTGTGTGTTGTTCAATGAGTCGCACACAGGTGAGAACATTGAAGAGTTCATTCGTGCGACGTTGGACGAGTGGAACATGCCCTTAGGAAAAATAGTAGCTGCAACAACCGACAATGGGTCCAATATCCTATTGGCAGTCGAGATGTTGGAGCTACTTTCCTTAGGCTGTTTCGCCCACACACTCCAGATCGGAGTGGACAAAGTCCTTCGATTCGGCGAAGGTGGCGAGGTTGTGAAGAAGTGCAAAAAACTTCAGAATCTCTTTGCGTATAACACTTCAGCTGCCAAAAGAGACCTAAATGATCTGTCACTTACGAGAACTGGCAAGAAAGCCCTGGCTCTGCCAGCTCCATGCTCCACACGTTGGTGGAGTTATCTACGCCTCTTGGTAGCTGTCGTGAAACAGCACGGTATCATCAGCGAACTCCTAACATCTGAGAAATATGCAACAAAGTACGAAATCTACTTGCTGACCGTAGAGGAGCTGTCGTACGCAAAGATCCTCATTCAGGTTCTCACACAACTGAAAGAATTGAGCGACGGAGTCAGCGGCGAGGATTATGTGACGGCGAGTTGTGTCCTTCCTTTGATAACAGTCCTGCAAAAATCTTCGTCATCAAATTCGGCCACTACGATAAGTGCGGATTCTATCACCTCCTCCGCGTCGACATCCTCTAGCTCAATGCAGGGTTGTGGTCAACCTGCCTCATCGGAGACCGCCCACGTTGCAGCAAATGCAGACC GAACACGTGCAGGGAAAAAGTATAGACACGCAGTTCAAGCAAGAAAATTGCTGCTAAAATGCGCGTTTTGTGATCTCCGGTACTTTTTTGAACTGTCTGAGGACGATCAAACAGATGCGGAGACTGCAATTTTGGGCGAGATGATCAGAATGTGTCAAGTCTCAAACAGAGATGGTCCACCCCCAGCCAAACGAAAATGCCGTGGCATAGCTGCGTTCTTCTCTGCACATGGAAATAACTCCGTTACCGCTGCTTCTGAATCGCCCGAAGATCAGGCAATGACTGAAATTCGGCGATATAAGCAGATGGTGCGGGTTGATGTGGGAGAAAATATCGCCAAATGGTGGCAGGTCCACGAGAAGGAATTCCCTCGACTCGCAATTCTAGCAAAGAAATATCTATCTGTGACAGCTACGAGTATTCCTGCGGAGCGAGTATTCAGTACAGGTGGAAGAGTAGTGACTGACTCTCGCCATAGTTTAACAGGACTCCACGTTAACGACTTGGTTCAAATGAGTTGCAATAAGAGATACATTCTTTAG